From the Macaca nemestrina isolate mMacNem1 chromosome 18, mMacNem.hap1, whole genome shotgun sequence genome, the window AGTGTTCCTTCCAGGCCCACGCTGCCCCGGGTGCTGTATCTGCCAGCTTGCCAGGCCTCATGCCGTAGGCCAGAGCTCTCAACCTTGACCTACTGAGGTTTGggaccagataattctttctTAGAGAAGAAGgtggggggctgtcctgtgtcTCGCAGGACTCGTGGCAGCATCCCTGGTGTCCGCCCACCAGAGGCCAGGAATACTTCCCCCACCCCCATGTCACAACCAAAAGTGTCTCCAGGCAGGGCCCAAAGTTCCCCAGTGCGGCCTGCAGTGCCCGGGGGAGTCCCCAGCCCCCGGGGCCCTGCCGGCACTCAGCCCTGGCTTATGGCAAAGTAGGCCTGTGTGTGGAAGTTGTGGGGCCCAGAGAGCCCTCCTGCAGGCTCTCTCCCCTGCTCCCCTTTCTCTCAACACAGACCTGCTCCTCCAGAAATGCAGGGTCCTCCTTCTACACTGGGGCAAAGAGCAGGGGAGAGTCAGGGGACCTGCGTCCTCATGGGGATCACAGCCTCATGAAGGGGTGAGTGGGACTTGGGATTCCTGAGCTCGTTCCTCGTCATTTCTCCACAGAGGATTTCAAACCATGGGAGCCCCTGGAACCGCCCCATCCTCCCCTCCCGGTCTTTACCCAACACTCCCCCCATCTTGGTTCCTCTGGCCTGACCTGGGCACCCCCACGTGGAGCCTGAAATGGCACAGGCTTGGGTAGAGGGGGTGGAAGTCCTTATCAAGGCTGGAGAACAAGTGCGTGAGATTCAGAGAGAAACCTCTGGAGGAAGGCTCCTCTCCAGGGTCGTCCTGGCTTCCTTGGGTACCCTCGGtagcaagtgacagaaaccctCTCATATGAGCAGGTGCTGAAAAGACCTGCCCTGCCTTCCCCTGACTGGAGGGGTGCAATTCCGTCTCCCGCATTGGTCCTCTGCTCTGTCCAGGAAGCGCCAGGCTTTTCCGACAGGCCCAATCCTGACTGCCCCCACCAGTTTCTGCCTCTTGGGACCTATCCTTCTCCCAAAGTGCCCAAAGTATCTTGAGTTAGGGTCACCAAATTTAGTAAATGAAAACAtagcaagcctgggcaacatagcaagaccttgtttctacaatcaacaacaacaacaacaacaaaacccaggcacggtggcatgtgtttgtggtcccagatactcaggaggctgaggtgagaggatcacctgagcccagaaggtcaaggttgcagtgagccatgatcgcaccattgcattccagcttgggagaaaaaataaataaataaaagaaaaataaacacaagagaaagaaacttactaaaacacaaattttaaaagaattaaatagaaCCCTGAGAAGTAAAAAGTAGTTGATGGAGCTGTTGGGCTGGACAGAGGGGAGGTCCCCAGCTGGCCCCAGGGACTTCTCATTCCTCTTGCAGAAAGGAAAGGGGCTTGTCCTGCAAAGCAGCTGCAGATTCGCttatcaaaatgttttcttttcttttcttttttttttgagatggggtctcgctctgtagcccaggctggagtgcagtggcatgatcttggctcactgcaacccatcctgggttcaagcgattctcctgcctcagtctcccgagtagctgggaccacaggcatgtatcactgtagcaggacaagctgcagacaaaactcctcagacaccggggTAAAGAAGGAAGTGGTTTATTTGGCCGGGAATGTCGGCAGATTCGCGTCTTAAGAGCTGAGCTCCCCGAAAAAAGCCTTTTtcaaggcttacaactttaaggggtccgcatgaaagggtcgtgataaatcgagcaagcgtgggaaacgtgactgggggctacatgcatcagctaacagaacaaaaagttttacaatgcttttttcatacagtgtttGGAAcgtacagataacacaagtagtttaggtcaggggttgatattattattattactttttttaactcctaggACCGaatggtggtgccaaggttgtctggctatttatcttacttttttttttttttccaactttttgctttttttctgctcttgtgaactaggcaaggtgcggggaggagggcagcaggagtagtagtggtctccttccttaccaccatatccagctaatttttgtatttttggtagagactgggtttcaccatgttggccaggctgctccggaactcctaacctcgtgatccacccctcttggcctcccaaagtcctgggattgcaggtgtgagccaccgtgcctggcccaaaatgttttcttaaatgtgtTCTGTGCCTGGGCTTTGATTATCAACATGTTGAATGGCACATCTGATCACCATAATTTTGAAGTGGTGACGGCTGTAAATTTCAAGGTGTCTGTGACAACAGTATTTGATGTGGTCATTTCATGGGTGTTGCATGTGAGGTCACATTCATACCCGAAGGAAACATGAAATTTTCAGTCAagggcaataaaaaaaaaaaaaaaaaagaggtaatttTCCCCCCATCTCAGTTCACAGATTCTCTGAATTTTGATTTCTGATTTCCAGGTTAAGAAGTGGCTCTCaaccagcatttaaaaataaacaaaaataaaaatagaagtagagaagagaaaaaaacgcTAGTGTGTATTTCATGCAGAAAGATGAAGCTGGGTTGTGAAATCTTTGCCTAGGTCTGGTGTTCAGGGGCCAGACTTTGCAGCTTGGCCACCTCAAGGTGAACTTCCAACTCTACCTCTAACTGCTGTGTAGGACAAGTGACTTTGcactcagtgcctcagtttcctcattttgcaGAGATAATTAAAGTCCTGTCCTTCAATTGTTGTGGGTGGGGACTTTGGGTGGAGCCCCTGAAACAGGACCTGGCCCTTCCCCTGATCACTGACTGTTTGTTGCATTAGATGATCACTGACTGTTTGTTGCATTAGATGATCACTGACTGTTTGTTGCATTAGATGATCACTGGGTGTTTGGCTGTTGCATTACACGTGTTGCTTCCTGTGTCTCAAGTAGGATCAATTTCTCTCTGTGGATCATGGTCCCAAAGGgctgaaaaccctgtctctggaGGCCCCTGGAGCTCTGATCTTGGCAAGTGCCGACGTGGACTTGGAGGCTTGGGAAGGGGACATGAAGAATGGGCCAGGTCTAGGGCTTATACTGATTTCCTGTTGCTACTGTGACAAATTACCACGGTGTGAGGCCTACTATCTCCAGCCATCTGCATCTCCTGCCTTTGCTCATGTTGAGCCCTCAAACTGTAATGCCCTCCTCCCCTTGTCTCCACTTGGCCAACTGTCCCTCATCCTTTAAGACTTACCTCAGACATTGCCTCCTCTAGGAAGACTTCCCTGAAGCACATCCCCCTCACCTCACCTCTGGGCAGGTGCCCACACACAATGACCTACATGTGTCCCCAACCATGCAGATGGCAAAGTGAACTGCCACTCTCTGCCTCTGCACCAGCCCCCACCACGGTGTATACACACTCAGCTGAAACCTGGCCTCTTCTTTACACCCCCCAGTGCCAGGAGAGCCTGGTGAGGACAAGGCCTtggcaaacatttactgagtgaatgggtgagtgagtggctTCCCTGAGGCCCCTTGAACACTCAGAGAAGCCTGGGACTGAGTGGCCAGAAGAGGCCCGCTGGATGGGCCTGGGGTGAGGGACAGTGGGGAGTGGTGGCCTTGAAGCCTGACTCTTCAAAGATTGTGGGACTGGCACAGAGACCCACAGCACCCCTGAGGGGGTGGTGCTGCTCTCTTTCTGTCCTCGGCAGAGTCACCTTTGCCCTATCCCTCATCTCAGTTCACTGGGCTCCAGCACTGCGGCCTTTGTCTCCAAGGAGCAGGGGAGGGTTTGGTTGTACCCCAGATGCAAGGACCAATCCTGGATGCACTGATTTTGCAGAAGCTTTATTTATTGGTGGATTCAGGTTCAGCGTCCCGACTCAGTTACTCCAGTACCATCAGCCACCACCACCCAGATGGCCTCAGCTCAGATGGCCCCGTACCCCACCCTAGAGACCCGAGGGTGCCTTTGATGGTCATGTGACAATAACTGGCGGTTCAGTGGTCGGCTCCTCTAGTGGGTAATTCCATTCAAAGCCAATGCTCTTGATGCCGAGGAGTCCATATTGGCCATAGATGCCCACCAGCACCTGCCCCTCTTGGCTGGGGTAGGCAGAGAAGATCTGGCCATCGAGCTTCCCAAAATAGAAAGTGCGGTCCTTGCTGGTGTACAGGACCATACCCCGGAGGAAAGTTTGGAAGGCGACAAAGACTTTTGTGATGTATTCATCTGGCTGCAGGGTGACTTCCTGGGTATTCCCACCTGAGGCGCCCTGTTTCACGTCCCAGGTGTCTCCAAGTTTCACCTGGACACTGGGGGAGAGGCAAAGCTTTGGACGCCCAGATCTGGGATGGCCCAGCACATCCCGGGTCCTCAGCGCCCCCACCCTCCTTCCCAGGATGCAGAGAGTCCAGCGCCATCAGAATTCGGGTCCCTGACACAAACTCACTGGTCACCAACCCTGGTTCTACCACTTTCAGGCCCTGTGATCTTGAGCTCATTACTCAGCCTCTTCGGacttagtttccccatctgcaaagtgGATGTGATTTTTGGGAGGAGTCACTGAGGTCCAGGCGAGGAGAGCTCCGCGCAGTGCCTGGTCCACGTGACTGCAGAAGGCACCAGCTGCCGTCACTGTGGCCCACATATGAGCTGCCTCTGGCTGAGCCTGGACCTCCCCAGCCTTAGTCCCTCTGAGCAGAGCAGCTCACAGACCGAGGGGCAGGTGACTTCCCACACTCACCAGCACTTCCCCGACGGGGCTTATCTGCATCCCTCCCTCACCCTGCCGCTGTCCTAGGACGCACCCCTCCGGCTCGCCATGCTCACACAGTCTCCTCTGCTGTTGggcttctctcccctctcccaggaCCCCAGAACTCCTAAGTGCAGGGCAAAAATCCATCCCAGACCTCCAGCAGAGACACCTCGATATGAAGGAAATGGTCCTGGATTTCTGCCTCTAACACTTCTGCTGACTCATGTTCAGTCAGTGGTCCACTCTGACCCTTACCTCCTGTCTTCTCTGACAGTAACCGGACAGACTTTTCCCTGACTTTCCTATCAGGCATGGGGACGGAGAGGTCATTTTTGGTTGAGTTGAGCTTGGGTTGAAGGGAGAAGGTAGGGAGGACGGTCTGACCTCTGCTCAAGCCATGAAGCATCGGTGGGAGCCAGGCATGCGTGGGAAAACTGGCTACAGGTGCCTACCGGCTGCCCCGAGTTCCTAAAACTGTGGGATGGGTGGGGACATGGCCTCACTCACCTTTTCACCAGGAGAAGACCCACAGACACCCGCAGCCCTGTAATTTCATGGTCGTAATCTTCAGTGGTGGTGAAATACTTGCCTCCTCCAGGGCCGTACATCTCTgcagaaaagagaacaaaaggaagaaaatccccACGCAGTGATATGGGGGCAACCTCTGCCAGAACAGGGGACCCCGCCCCTCCAGGCAGACAGGATGGTTCTGTGACCAGAGTTAGTCTGGGACAAGGGCTGGGTGAGGCCCTGGCTCTcctggagggaggcaggggaggttGAGGGCAGACTCCACCGACTTACTCCCTGCCCAGGTGGGGCCCCCCAGGAGGGCAAGTGTGAGCAGCAGCAGCATGGCCTCTGGCCGGCGCATCCCAGGGCTCTGTGGGAAGAAGAGAGGCCTCCTGACTCCAAAGCAAGGGCCGGTGTGGCCTCGCTGGGCCCCACCCATGGAGCCAAGCACCTTACCTCGCCTGTGACTGGGTGTCTGATTGTGTTGGGCACCCTTCACATCGCCTTTATACTCTCCTGGGCCCTCTGGGCCCCCATCCAGAAGGAAGGAGCAAGGGGCCACCAGGGGGACAGGAAGGAGCTGGCCGTGGGGCTCTTCCTGGGGGAAGGCCCAGGGCCGGCCTTGGGGAGGCTCCCGGACGTGTGGCATTTGCTGTCTTGGCTCTGCAGCCTACATAAACAGAGCTGGGGACAGTGACAGGCACTTCACGATCACCTCTGGGCTCTCTCAGTCAACACTGGTGCCGACCTGGATGGCAGAGTTGGGGAGAGGCTGGCTTATTGGCTTCCACCCGAGGGTAACAGGTCAAGGGTCCACAAAAGCTCCGTGGGGCCC encodes:
- the LOC105467908 gene encoding pancreatic adenocarcinoma up-regulated factor, with protein sequence MPHVREPPQGRPWAFPQEEPHGQLLPVPLVAPCSFLLDGGPEGPGEYKGDVKGAQHNQTPSHRRGKVLGSMGGAQRGHTGPCFGVRRPLFFPQSPGMRRPEAMLLLLTLALLGGPTWAGKMYGPGGGKYFTTTEDYDHEITGLRVSVGLLLVKSVQVKLGDTWDVKQGASGGNTQEVTLQPDEYITKVFVAFQTFLRGMVLYTSKDRTFYFGKLDGQIFSAYPSQEGQVLVGIYGQYGLLGIKSIGFEWNYPLEEPTTEPPVIVT